CTCGTCGATGGGGAAGTACGAAACATCGATGTTCGAGCTGAGCTTCGGCTCGAAGGGAGCGCGGATATTACGAAGTTGCTCCCATACCACTCCACGGAAGAATGGGTGGTTCTTGATTTGTGTAGCACCACCGAATTGGCCGCCTTCATTGCCGATACGGTGTTCCGCGTCGCATAGGAAGCTGCAAAGTATGGTCAGCTTTCAAGTCACAAAGCTGCAAACGGGTACTGGAACATACCTCCGTATCAACGATTCCGAATCGCGGGACAGCGTAAGTTCCTCGGGGAAATACAAGCATTCTCTCCAGTTGACGATCTTACGGTAGGTATCCGTGGTATCCTCGGCACAGAACGGGGGCCAACCCACAAGGCATTCGAACATGATAGCACCAACAGACCACCAATCACAAAGATAGGTATATCCCTGACCATTGAAAATTTCGGGTGCAATGTAATCAGGTGTGCCGACTGTCGAATAAGCCATGGCCCGGCGGGATTTTCTCCAGGTGTTGATCTGCCCCCGATTCGAGACCGTCAGGTTTATTGCATCGTTGAAGTATCCGGAGTTGCGATTCTTATCCTTCGAAGTCGAGTTCTTCAAAAGATTCTGGTAATATGAATTGTCGTGAGTTTTCTTGCCTCCAGTTGAGAGACCGAAATCCGTAAGCTTGACGTGACCACCTCGGTCAAGCAGAATGTTGTCAGGTTTGATGTCACTGAACGCGGCCGAGTTAGTATCTGTATAAGATCATAGCGGGAGAATGTCCACGGCATAGAAGATGACTAGAAACCATAGTTTGCGTTAATTGTGGGGAATAACTCACCGATGGAGGAAACCAAGCTTGTGGACGGCTTCGATGGCCATTACGATTTCTGCCATATAAAATCGCGTAATATCCTCGGAGAAGATTTCGTACTTAATGAGCATGGTCATCAGATCACCTCCAGGTAAGAACTCCATGAGCAGATAGAGATAGGCGCTGTCTTGAAAAGAGGCATGCAGCTTCACGAGCCACGGGTTGTCCTTGGAGTCCGCCAGAATGTCACGCTCAGCACGAACGTGAGCCAGCTGATCCTTCTTGAACATTTCCGTCTTGATCAAAGATTTGAGGGCATAGATTTTGCCGTCGGTCTTCCGTTGCACGAGTTTGACTTCACCAAAGGCACCCTTTCCGATAATCTTGATGGTCTGGAAGTTGGCAGGTGTCTCCTTGGTTCGGAGGAATCGTAGGAAGGTTGACTCCTTTCTTGCAGCAATCTCGGCCTCCTGGcgcttcttttccttggaaATACTAGGGTCACGGATCATCTTGTCGAGCTCGGCAGAACTGTTCGAAGGCAACGAAAGGCATTAGCAATTTCTCCCTTGACGACGTTAAATGCCTTCATCACTTACCGCATGTTACGATCGCGTGCCCGCTCAATGTTCTCATGGAAAAATACATTCACCAACTCTTTCGCCGCCTTACCACGCTTATGAACGTTCTCAGAGTAGCGTTCGGGATACCGTTGAAGTTCTTCGTTCTCAGCCGGAGTTCGGGGACTCCGAGGCATAGGAGGGGCGAGATGGCCCGGTTGCTGTTGTCCGGGGGCAGAAGAACCAGCCGTGCGAGGTCTCTGAGCAGGAGAGGCAGCACGGCCAAAAAACCCCGTGCGCGTCGAGTTCAGATCCTGGTTGGAAAACTGCTGGATAAGTCCATTTGTCCCATCGTTGGCATTGTAGGCCATCCGTGTCTGATAGGTCGGCTGAGGGGACGCCAGATTGTGCTGTTGCGGTTGCTGcggttgttgctgctgctgctggctgTAAGGCGCCTGAGAATACTGGGGAGGATACGGGTTGGCCATAAAGTATCCTCCTTGGTTGTAAGCCCCATTTTGAGCGTCGACATAATCCTGAGGACCCTGATTCTGGTATATCGGCTGAGGGAAAGCAGAGGGGGTTGTTGGATATGCGCGGTTGTTTGCCGCTGCTGCGTTGTATCCATTGCGATCGTTGAACCCGAAATTCAGGTGGAGACGATTACTGTTAGGATCCATTTTGTGACACCCTTTGTCCTCGACTCAACTACCTCGACGTGACAGATGTTGGGGGAGTGGGATCGGAGGGTTGCCAATGTGAAGACAAAAAAGTTGACGATCCaaagggggaggggaagggCACGGGTCAATATTCAAAGGAGCGGTGGCTCAGGAGTAGTACGAGGAGCCCTTTTtgggggggaaggaagagagggggACCGGACGGGGGAGAAGTCGCACGTTGCTCCTTTCTCCACGTTcaggagaaaaaggacaCGAGACGATGGTATTCTCTGAGTAAACTCAAAGAACTCCTGAAACAATTATGTGCCTAGTAAAGGAGCAGAAGACAGACTCTGAAGAAACAATGAGTGTCAGAGCCAAACGACCAAGAGGGCTACCTTACTGTGTCTATCTACTTAGTTTACCTGGGACAGTGCAAGTCTGCGCGATGTTTGGTTCGTTTTGCTACTGTTGCGGAGTCTCGACTGTCGGGATACAGCAGCCGACGGAGACCAACTGTGCAAGACAGGGGCGGGTGTTGGCCTGGCGCAGTCAGGCACAAATCCAAGTACTGACTGAAAGGGTTCCTGAGGCTCTTAtacaatactccgtacatagtCCACATCTGCAACCTCGGATTTTGCACAATTCAACCAGACTCCGATGCACGTTAAAGCTCACCTTCGCAAATCAATATGTACCTTGAACTACTAGGTCTTCAAGGCCCTGAACCACCGACAATGAAACGGCGTCGCTTTGACCCAAACAGTGGGACATGACCTAGGAGCACGAACGAGAGCATGATCCAACAAGGATTGCTGAATTCGTCAAATTTAATAGATCAACTTTAGCATAGATATTTCATTGTAATGTAGTCTGTTGTTTGGTACAGTCTTGGTTATTTGTCTGGACAGTCACTGACTCGTGAACAATGGCTGCAATATGCGTTCTATACCGCCCGGATAAACCTCGTCCCGTGCAGCTTGGAGAATCCCGCAAGTTTTTTGGACTTATCTCGAGTCATGGCCAGAAGCTACACAGAGGATCTTCTCACTTTATAAAGAGATTTCTTCCTCGGGCTTGGCCCAATCCCTGTAAATTGAAGTTACTGACCCTCACACTTGCGCCCCATCGCCTCCATCAACAGCCTGAGCCATGGCGGAATCCTCCAACTCCGCCGCTGCCTCGGGCCAGGCTCAAAATGCGTCGAAATCTACGCCGAAGCCAGCCAATCCAGCATTCAGGATGCTAGGTAATTGCTGATCAATTTCTTTCACTAGTCTTAGCTGACATCAGTCGCTCTACAGGATTGCCCAACTTCCGTTTCAAGCTTCCATCTCGGAATTGGATGATCTTTTTCACCATCACCGGCTCACTTACGGCTGCCATCGTCTATGATCGTCGCGAAAGACGTCGTGTACAACAGAAGTGGTGTGACTTGGTCGCACACCTCTCCAAGGAGACCCTTCCTATTGAACAGACACGGCGGAAATTAACGATATTTTTGTCCGCGCCGCCGGGCGACGGACTTCGCATTGCTCGTGAACATTTCAAGGAATATGTGAAGCCGATATTAGTCGCGGCAGCTCTAGACTACACAGTCATCGAAGGCAGAAGGGAGGGCGATGTGCGTGCAGCGCTTGCGGAACGAATCCGCAAGCACCGAAGGAAGGCTGGTGAGCCTAGCTCGGTTGTGGAGGAAATGAGCAACgaagacatcatcgccgACGCGAGACAGAAGATCGGAGTCGTTGAAGAACCGGGTCCAAAGGGTGACCTGGTGATTGGACGGCATACCTGGAAAGAATACATCCGGGGTCTTCACGAAGGTTGGCTTGGGCCCCTTGATCCTCCGAGTCCCCCAGATGCACCTGTGAAAGGGCCGTCGGTACCTGTTGAAGGCTCAGAGACGCCTGCAGATGGCACCCCCGCTGAAGAAAACActgaaaagaaggaggaagcggagaAAAAGGACGACAAACCTGCCAAGCCTAGTGGGCCGACACCAGCCTATGTCTCTCCGGCCGAATATTCATCGCGGAGTCTTCCGCCCACCCTCCCACAGTCCTTGGACAGCTCCGTCCCCATCCCTTTCCCACATTTGCTGGGTTTCTTGAATACACCAATCAGACTCTACCGTTACCTGAGCCGACGCCATCTAGCCGATGAGATCGGAAGGGAAGTCGCTGGTCTTGTCCTCGCCTCGTCCAGCAGACCATATCATGATGGTTCCTTCAGCTCCGACTCCGAACTGAGCGGCGCAATGGTTGACGCCGGTGCTTCAACTTTGTCTTCACCCGATGACATGatgccttcatcttctgcaaaGTACGAGCAGCAAACCGTCCTCGAAAAGGAAGAGTCCGAATGGCACAAATCAGTGCACAAGAGGGACGAGGAAAACCCTGACAAGGAGCGCGAGTGGATAGATGATATCGTCCTGGACCCACGCATTGCATCTCGGATGCAGCGCTCCCTTCTCTCCGCTGACGAAGAGGCGCGCTCACAACGCATTACTGAGGGCAAGGAATACATTCTCGGTGAAGAAAGGCCCGCCCCTGTCTCCTTCTGGCAGCGGATGTGGATCAAGTATGGCTAcggggaggatgaagaaaccATCAGGATGAAGCCCATCATTGGCAATCTTGATGGAGCGGATGGCGAATGAAGACGAGTCTTGTCAACTTCTTGATGTACCATACTCTCCCACTTAGACTGTATATTAGTGCGACCTTGAAGGTCATATATTGCAGGTTATTCTGACGAAGGTACGTGACCATCTCGCTAACTTCTAGAAGGGGACGACATCAGAGTAGAAATCAGCCCGCTACAGGTAGTCCATTCAATATCTTAGGCGGCGTCCTGTTCCGCTAACGGACAGTGGCGCAAAATTTACAGGATTATCGATCTCTTCTGGACAAAGACGAAGGCAAAGCTTGTCAGGGAAACTAACGAAGCAAGCACCAAAGCCAGTCGTATGTCTCTTTTATATTCAAGCCCCTGGAAAAGATAAGAAGTATAGTATCCTACTCATACATTAATCACTTTGTATCTCTTCCACTACACTGAACTATATTCCTTGGCCCCTTGAGCCCTCAGCCACAGGTCCATCAATTTCCAACGCGATGAGATGGGCGTGAATCCGAAGCAAGGAATTGACTAACCCTTAGCCCCCCAGTTATCACTGCCGTGATATGTGGATGACGGGGTGATTCCTCTTAACATTCGCTCAATGGCTCAGCTGAGCTGGAAAACTGTCGATTCAGGCCATTTGCTTGTGGCCTTCTCGGTGTACGCGGTCTTTGCGGCCTGATCACTTCCCCACTCGTGCAGAATCTCGAGACCCGCCAGCGCAGTCTCGATGGAGGCATTGTTCAAGTCAAGCGTGGCGACCAAATCCTTTTCGCACTGCGCCTTGGAGTCAGGCTGCAGGATGTAGCGGCATCTCAGACTGGCTTGTGTGCACAGAGGACTCTCCTTGTGGGCGGACAAGAAAGAGTTGTTCCACTCTTCGAGATTCTGCGATTTGGGCAGCAGCTTTTCGAATTCAGTATTGACGACCTCAGCGACCTCAGGGGCAAGAGGCTCAGAAAGACTGTCAAGGGCTTTGCGGAAGCGCAGGAGCTGAACATGGAGAGTCGGGTTGCTTGCGTCAATTTGGTGAGCGGCGGCAAGACATTTGAGCGCAAGTGCGTATTTTTCTATTAAAGGCTTTAGCCAATTTCCAAAGGCATCCCAAGTGAATTGTACTTACTCTGTCTGAGATATACCTCAAATCCAAGACACTGCGCCTCGATATTCTTTGGGCTATGCTCTAACAAGGGCGTCAAGAACTTGGTCGCATCCTTGAGCGGGTCCTGCGTCTGGACAAGCTTGTTGCCCAGAGGGTCAGgatcctctttcttcgtctCTCCATCGGCGCCCTTCGCAGTGGCGGCGGCCGCTTTTCTTGCCTCACGCTTTTCGGcttcgatcttctccagacGTTGCTgttccttcttggcctttttgagggccttcttcctctcggCGTCGTCTTGGTCGCCTGAGCCATTGAGTCCGCTAGGCAGTGGACCGTGAGCCAGATCCGGTTCGTCATGGAGTAGAATATATGCTTTGATGGCAGAGAGAGCCATTCTGGTGTAGAAGGGATGTTCGCGCAAACGATCCTCCCACCGTACCATATCAACGTACGCCCTGATCATGCCCTTGCGAAGGGAAAAGCTATGGAAGTCAAATTGATCTTCCTGCCAAACATCAAAAATGTTGTTCACTCCATGGAAGCGCTTCAAAGCGAGACCAAGTTTCTTCTGTCGTAGATATGACTCTCCATCCTCGGTAAGATACCAAACACACTGCATTTCGTGAAGATCGCCCAATGCCCCTCCGACGGTCTCATTCCTGGTGAATTTGCTCATGTTGTCAAGTGCCTTTTCGTTGTCGTTATTCCGCAGTTGGTACTTCGCCGCCTTAGAGTTGATATAGCGgtccttctcatccagaAGTCGAgccttctccatctcttcgGCAGCCTTTTGAAGGTTGCCGTAGTGCTTCCATATCCTGGCTTTGGTCATCTGGTACTCGACAGCCTTTGGGGCTAGTTCGATGGCCTTGTCGACGCACTCCATAGCCTTCGATAGATTGCGACTCAGGTGGTAGTTATAGTGCTGAGCAAGGAAGTAGTAAGTCGAAGCGAGGAACTCAGTGTTATCCTTAGTTGCCGCTCCTTCCGCGGACCCGTTTGATTCTGCCGTCCCATTGCCTGACACATAGCTTTCCACAAGCTCCTGTACCGTGTCGCGTTTGCTAGGATTGGTGTACAGAGATTTGATGTTTGCAAAGAGTGATGGCACACCCTTCTTGAGCATACGCTGCAGGTATGCATCCGCCGCTTGTTTAAACTCCTCGCCTTCCAAGAAGTCCAGTGGAATTCTGCGAGGAGCATCTCCTCTGGGGTGCTTGTCCGCCCAAGCGTCATAGAATGCCTTTAGCGCTGCATGATCGCTTTCTGAGATCCCCTTCGCCCTTATTAGACCGTCATAGTAGATCGAGTTCTCCGGGTTCCGCTCAAGAAGGGCAGTGTAGGCGGCCTCGGCTTCTGCCTTTCGGTCCAATCGCAAAAGGTAGTCTGCTTTCATTTCCATGACCGCGAGCACATCCGTAATTCTGTATCCAATAGTCTCAAGGTGGTCCAAGGCCTGTTGGACCTTGCCTGCTTCCGCCATGATCATGTTCTTGTACAAAACAGCCTCTGAGTGCTCCATGTCGGATATCGGCGGCTGTTGTTTCAGCGTCTCCTCGTACGTGGTCAAaaccttctccgcctcctcgAGATCACCCGCAAGATGGTGCGCAATCGCCAACGCCGTCCAGTTCTGGCGGAAGCCCGGACGAGCTTGCAGCATCGCACTCCTGCTTTGGACGTAACCCTGGTAATCCCGCATCTGCATCTGGAGCAAAGCGAGGTCACGCTGGATGGGCTGGGACTCCGGCTCAATCCTCAACGCGAATTTGTATGCCTTAATTGCCTCCTCATAGTTTTTCTCTGCTCGGTACAGCAGCCCATAGACGTGCCAGCAAATGTGCGACTTCATGTCATTCCGCAgggcttccttggccaacACGAATGCCTCCTCTTGTTGTCCAAGATTGCTCATGATCAAAGCCTTCATCGCCTGCGTATCGCCATGGTTAGGGGTTTTTCGAAGAATCTGGTCGGCGAGCTTAATGCCTATACAAGACGGAATGGAGTCAGTCTTCTCCAGTCCACCTCTCTAGAAACTTTGAGTGACTCAATTCGGTCCCCAACCCACCCTTTTTATATTGCTTGTTCTCATAGTGGCGAACCACCTGTCGGAAGGAGGACGCATCCTTGGAACTCAAAGGCTGCGGCATGGTGGCTGTTGTGCAGGGTTGGCGGAGTTGAAGGTGCCAAGTTACTTGTGCGTAGATTAAGCTGGTTGAAGTTGTGCGGGGAGTGGGCTCTTCGCTCCGGCAACAATGACGAGCACTTATAGTATTCTTCTTAGCCTCATAAACAATATCAACGTTGATCCTGCCGTAATTTACTTGATCGAAGACAATGATTGATTAACTCTCCTCTGCTTGAATATTTTGTAACACAATGGGTGGCTTGCCTGTACAATCCTCCCTCTCCACCTGGATTCGCGCTCAATCAACGAGGGCTGACCAACGTCAGTCAGCATAAGTATTTGAGACGACGCTTGCGTGCATATGTGGCCAGGAAATCCTCTACAAATTAAGGTCCGTTGTCGTGCTACCGTACCTTTGTTCTCTTTGGGTATATGCCTGGCTATATTGTTATTCGACAAGTTGAGATAGTCATAATGGCGCTGAGATAGCTTCTGTCTTGATACCAAACGCCCGAGATATGCAAGCATAATATACAGAAATATACATCAAGAGATATAACGTCTCGAATCATATCAACATCTGCTGCGCCAGCAGAATAATAAATGGGGGAGTTTTCCTCATGTTTTCGGCGTAAGGATACTGGTCTTGTTGGTGCCGTTCACAACCTTCACCGTTGCTTCCTCTGGCGCCAGTTATTCAAAGCCTCCTCCCAGGTGTAGGCCGAATCACTGCACCTCTCAGTAACTACGCTCCAGGTTCGCGCTCTTATGATGTCTTCCACTGTTCTTTGGTTCCGAACCAAGTTCGCAAGCGACTCTGTCCTCAGCTCTTTCGGGAAATATCGAGCAGAGTATGGATCCAATCTTTCATCAACAATCTTTTCCCGTTCCTTTGCCGACTCTTCCTGTCGAAGAATAAGATCCGGATCGTCGGGATCGGGACTGGTCGCCACCCCAGCGCAGAAGTTCAGTACATCAGACCGCGTTTGCCATGACTGGAAGAGGACGTTGTCTTTGAAGTTCTGGCATGCATCGGCATCTATCGGTTTTCCAGCTCTGGAGTCCGTTTGACGAATTGCAGTTGACGAGGGATCAAACCCCTCTCGAGCTGGGGTGACCAGGGCATTGAGATTCTGCGAAATGGAGTCATCGATTGTCGCCCTAGAAAGCCGCAGAAAATCTGCTTAGTCAAGAGACGGCGAAGTCAGTCATGTTACTCTGCTGTAATTGTGCGCGGTCGTGGGCTGTGCATCAAGTACCTAAGAGGACCCTCTCATTGAAGCAGAACTGAGGACTCAATTGTGGGGTTGATGTCGACGATGCCCCAGGCATTTCGCCAGCCCTAGACGGTGCAGGTCCACCGTCTTCTTGAGAAGTCGAAAGAGCCCAAAACCACTCCAGTTTGTAGAGCTAGACAAGAGCTAGGGAGGTAAGCTGTAGGGTGACTTGTGCAGCGGTACAATGGGGATTATGGGAAATACGTTCAGCCTCCTGATTCAGAAAGCTCTGAAGCACATGAATACAGGAAGATCTTCCAATCTAGTAATGTGGCAGACTGAACATTCGTCAATCCGAAAGACGTAAGGATGAGACTGGATATTGAAGGTGGCTGCGGCAATCCAACAGTTGATGGTCTTATCGATAGTGGCTAATCCGAATTGAGTAGGGAGCTATGGATCACGGGACTTCGTGACATCGACGCGTCTCTTTTAACAACTTCGTGTTCAGATAAGCTGACGTTTGTCATTGTGactattattaaatattGAGTACTACGTACATTATTTTCCATTTAAACTAATAATTCTGCATATACATCAATAGGTTCGTCTCTTAGAGGTACTTCAACTGCCATGCCTGAACTAGCTGAAGTCTCGCGCATCGTTCACTTTATCAATCAACATCTTGTCGGGAAGACTCTCACAAAGGTTTCTGCTCAGAACGATGATATTGTCTACGGGAAAGTTGGCACCAGCGCCTCTGAATTTCAAAAGGCCATGGAAGGGAAAAAGGTCGTCAGCGCAGGTCAACAAGGAAAGTATTTCTGGCTCATCATGAACGAGCCTCCTCATGCGGTGATGCATTTCGGAATGGCAGGCTGGCTCAAGATCCGAGACGCCGATACATACTACTACCGCGTCGAGAAACCCGAAGACAAAACATGGCCACCAAAATACTGGAAGTTCCTGCTGGAAACAGACGGGGACCCGAAAACCGAGGCAGCTTTCGTTGACTTTCGCAGATTAAGTCGTATTCGACTTGTGGATTGCCCTGGAGAAGAGATCCGCAAACATAGCCCACTCAAAGAGAATGGTCCGGACCCGGTGGCCGATAAAGACATCGTCACAGAAGAGTGGCTGGCAGACAAGCTCAAGAGCAGAAAGGTTCCCATCAAAGCCCTTCTCCTAGATCAGGCTAATATCAGTGGGATTGGTAATTGGATGGGGTAGGACTACACGATGATGTGTGCTGCCGCTTTGATGAGCTTAAAGAGCTGACAGCCGTTCAGTGACGAGATCTTATATCATGCCAAGATACACCCGGAGCAATATAGCAATACTCTCAACGATGAGCAGATCAAACAGCTTCACTCCTCCATCCATTATATTTGTACCACATCGGTAGATGTACTCGCTGACTCCGAGAAATTTCCCGAGCATTGGCTGTTCAAGCATCGatggggaa
The Aspergillus fumigatus Af293 chromosome 4, whole genome shotgun sequence DNA segment above includes these coding regions:
- a CDS encoding MIX23 family protein, producing the protein MPGASSTSTPQLSPQFCFNERVLLDFLRLSRATIDDSISQNLNALVTPAREGFDPSSTAIRQTDSRAGKPIDADACQNFKDNVLFQSWQTRSDVLNFCAGVATSPDPDDPDLILRQEESAKEREKIVDERLDPYSARYFPKELRTESLANLVRNQRTVEDIIRARTWSVVTERCSDSAYTWEEALNNWRQRKQR
- a CDS encoding putative formamidopyrimidine-DNA glycosylase, which codes for MPELAEVSRIVHFINQHLVGKTLTKVSAQNDDIVYGKVGTSASEFQKAMEGKKVVSAGQQGKYFWLIMNEPPHAVMHFGMAGWLKIRDADTYYYRVEKPEDKTWPPKYWKFLLETDGDPKTEAAFVDFRRLSRIRLVDCPGEEIRKHSPLKENGPDPVADKDIVTEEWLADKLKSRKVPIKALLLDQANISGIGNWMGDEILYHAKIHPEQYSNTLNDEQIKQLHSSIHYICTTSVDVLADSEKFPEHWLFKHRWGKGKKNKPSVLPNGEKIVFLTVGGRTSAVVPSVQRKTGPVARDIDDEDTNGPKTETKRKRVTAVTKEEDVNDDEKEPKSKKHGSRSGQSEDTVEIKEEPKQEGRRRSTRLRN
- a CDS encoding peptide alpha-N-acetyltransferase complex A subunit NAT1, producing MPQPLSSKDASSFRQVVRHYENKQYKKGIKLADQILRKTPNHGDTQAMKALIMSNLGQQEEAFVLAKEALRNDMKSHICWHVYGLLYRAEKNYEEAIKAYKFALRIEPESQPIQRDLALLQMQMRDYQGYVQSRSAMLQARPGFRQNWTALAIAHHLAGDLEEAEKVLTTYEETLKQQPPISDMEHSEAVLYKNMIMAEAGKVQQALDHLETIGYRITDVLAVMEMKADYLLRLDRKAEAEAAYTALLERNPENSIYYDGLIRAKGISESDHAALKAFYDAWADKHPRGDAPRRIPLDFLEGEEFKQAADAYLQRMLKKGVPSLFANIKSLYTNPSKRDTVQELVESYVSGNGTAESNGSAEGAATKDNTEFLASTYYFLAQHYNYHLSRNLSKAMECVDKAIELAPKAVEYQMTKARIWKHYGNLQKAAEEMEKARLLDEKDRYINSKAAKYQLRNNDNEKALDNMSKFTRNETVGGALGDLHEMQCVWYLTEDGESYLRQKKLGLALKRFHGVNNIFDVWQEDQFDFHSFSLRKGMIRAYVDMVRWEDRLREHPFYTRMALSAIKAYILLHDEPDLAHGPLPSGLNGSGDQDDAERKKALKKAKKEQQRLEKIEAEKREARKAAAATAKGADGETKKEDPDPLGNKLVQTQDPLKDATKFLTPLLEHSPKNIEAQCLGFEVYLRQKKYALALKCLAAAHQIDASNPTLHVQLLRFRKALDSLSEPLAPEVAEVVNTEFEKLLPKSQNLEEWNNSFLSAHKESPLCTQASLRCRYILQPDSKAQCEKDLVATLDLNNASIETALAGLEILHEWGSDQAAKTAYTEKATSKWPESTVFQLS
- a CDS encoding serine/threonine protein kinase CBK1, with amino-acid sequence MDPNSNRLHLNFGFNDRNGYNAAAANNRAYPTTPSAFPQPIYQNQGPQDYVDAQNGAYNQGGYFMANPYPPQYSQAPYSQQQQQQPQQPQQHNLASPQPTYQTRMAYNANDGTNGLIQQFSNQDLNSTRTGFFGRAASPAQRPRTAGSSAPGQQQPGHLAPPMPRSPRTPAENEELQRYPERYSENVHKRGKAAKELVNVFFHENIERARDRNMRSAELDKMIRDPSISKEKKRQEAEIAARKESTFLRFLRTKETPANFQTIKIIGKGAFGEVKLVQRKTDGKIYALKSLIKTEMFKKDQLAHVRAERDILADSKDNPWLVKLHASFQDSAYLYLLMEFLPGGDLMTMLIKYEIFSEDITRFYMAEIVMAIEAVHKLGFLHRDIKPDNILLDRGGHVKLTDFGLSTGGKKTHDNSYYQNLLKNSTSKDKNRNSGYFNDAINLTVSNRGQINTWRKSRRAMAYSTVGTPDYIAPEIFNGQGYTYLCDWWSVGAIMFECLVGWPPFCAEDTTDTYRKIVNWRECLYFPEELTLSRDSESLIRSFLCDAEHRIGNEGGQFGGATQIKNHPFFRGVVWEQLRNIRAPFEPKLSSNIDVSYFPIDEIPQEDTSAIHRAQARAMPEEQEAEMSLPFIGYTYKAFNAFQGN
- a CDS encoding Tim22-complex subunit TIM54; amino-acid sequence: MAESSNSAAASGQAQNASKSTPKPANPAFRMLGLPNFRFKLPSRNWMIFFTITGSLTAAIVYDRRERRRVQQKWCDLVAHLSKETLPIEQTRRKLTIFLSAPPGDGLRIAREHFKEYVKPILVAAALDYTVIEGRREGDVRAALAERIRKHRRKAGEPSSVVEEMSNEDIIADARQKIGVVEEPGPKGDLVIGRHTWKEYIRGLHEGWLGPLDPPSPPDAPVKGPSVPVEGSETPADGTPAEENTEKKEEAEKKDDKPAKPSGPTPAYVSPAEYSSRSLPPTLPQSLDSSVPIPFPHLLGFLNTPIRLYRYLSRRHLADEIGREVAGLVLASSSRPYHDGSFSSDSELSGAMVDAGASTLSSPDDMMPSSSAKYEQQTVLEKEESEWHKSVHKRDEENPDKEREWIDDIVLDPRIASRMQRSLLSADEEARSQRITEGKEYILGEERPAPVSFWQRMWIKYGYGEDEETIRMKPIIGNLDGADGE